A genomic window from Macadamia integrifolia cultivar HAES 741 unplaced genomic scaffold, SCU_Mint_v3 scaffold99, whole genome shotgun sequence includes:
- the LOC122070729 gene encoding cinnamoyl-CoA reductase-like SNL6: MAPASSSSSFDEEYSISRTVCVMDASGPLGSSLVDRLLQQGYTVHAALQNHDYSQVFERLCVENSKNLKVFHTDPFDYQSIVDALKGCSGLFYNFEPPHDQPTFDEFMAEVEVRTAHNVLEACAQIDTIDKIVFTSSVTAVIWGEGRKSTRDFDERNWSDVNFCKKYKLWYALSKTVSEKMAWALAMDRGLSMVTVNAGLLLGLDLSIASPYQKGAPEMYEDGVFVTVDLKFLVDAHICVYEDVSSYGRYLCFNHIVNRPEDAIKLPQMSTPDSASPPRSSWDYTRTFEQRISNKKLNTLMVEFARSGSIME; this comes from the exons ATGGCAccagcatcatcatcatcctccttCGATGAGGAATACTCAATCTCAAGAACTGTGTGCGTCATGGACGCTTCAGGACCCCTTGGCTCCTCCCTTGTTGATCGTCTCCTCCAACAAGGCTACACAGTCCACGCTGCCCTTCAGAACCATG ATTATTCACAAGTGTTCGAGAGACTTTGTGTTGAAAACAGCAAGAACCTCAAGGTCTTCCACACAGATCCCTTCGATTACCAAAGCATTGTCGATGCCTTGAAGGGTTGTTCGGGCTTGTTCTACAACTTCGAGCCCCCCCATGATCAACCCACCTTTGAT GAATTTATGGCGGAGGTGGAAGTGAGAACGGCGCACAATGTGCTGGAAGCGTGCGCACAGATAGACACGATCGACAAAATAGTGTTTACGTCGTCAGTAACGGCAGTTATCTGGGGTGAGGGTAGAAAATCAACCCGGGACTTCGACGAAAGGAACTGGAGTGACGTCAACTTCTGCAAAAAATACAAG TTATGGTACGCACTATCTAAGACGGTATCGGAGAAGATGGCTTGGGCTTTAGCAATGGACCGTGGGCTTAGTATGGTGACCGTTAATGCTGGGCTTTTACTGGGCCTGGATCTGTCAATCGCAAGCCCATATCAGAAAGGAGCGCCTGAGATGTACGAAGACGGTGTGTTTGTGACGGTTGACCTGAAGTTCCTCGTTGATGCTCACATATGTGTCTACGAAGACGTCTCCAGTTACGGCCGTTATCTCTGCTTCAACCACATCGTCAACCGACCTGAAGACGCCATCAAATTGCCTCAGATGTCAACGCCCGACTCTGCTTCCCCTCCTCGGAG cAGTTGGGACTATACGAGGACTTTCGAACAGAGGATCAGTAATAAGAAGTTGAACACACTCATGGTGGAATTCGCCCGGAGTGGAAGTATCATGGAGTGA